In Saccharomonospora marina XMU15, one genomic interval encodes:
- a CDS encoding NBR1-Ig-like domain-containing protein, with amino-acid sequence MPGPEAVERPVELEAFMAELRHLRERAGEPSFRRMAAKSGAVSHATLHLTVTGHRLQPWETVREFVRACEGDESEWHARWQEVSRALSHSREQADADAGADADAGTEAETAAADHADTEDAPGSTRPWWRSRWLVVLAPAAVVAVLAVVAFRITSADGTESADPQAMVYEGDASKFIRDVTYPDGTVVEPDSQFVKIWEIRNTGSVEWRNRYLQRIDLPIGPEDCATPERIPINHTFPRQSVQITVTVRTPSKTPVDCKVRWKMVDSSGRVLMPGYRPLYFEVRVRK; translated from the coding sequence GTGCCCGGACCAGAGGCTGTGGAAAGACCGGTCGAACTCGAAGCGTTCATGGCCGAACTGAGGCACCTTCGGGAGCGGGCGGGTGAGCCGTCGTTCCGCCGTATGGCCGCCAAGTCGGGTGCGGTTTCCCACGCGACACTGCATCTGACGGTCACCGGGCATCGGCTGCAACCGTGGGAAACCGTGCGCGAGTTCGTGCGGGCCTGCGAGGGTGACGAGAGCGAGTGGCACGCCCGGTGGCAGGAGGTGTCGCGCGCACTGTCGCACAGCCGCGAGCAGGCCGATGCCGATGCCGGTGCAGACGCCGATGCCGGCACCGAAGCCGAGACCGCCGCAGCCGACCACGCCGACACCGAGGACGCACCCGGGTCAACGCGGCCGTGGTGGCGCTCGCGTTGGCTCGTCGTGCTCGCGCCCGCAGCCGTCGTCGCCGTGCTGGCCGTCGTCGCCTTCCGCATCACCTCGGCCGACGGCACCGAGAGCGCGGACCCCCAGGCCATGGTCTACGAGGGCGACGCGAGCAAGTTCATCCGGGATGTGACCTATCCAGACGGCACCGTGGTGGAGCCCGACTCACAGTTCGTGAAGATCTGGGAGATCCGCAACACCGGCTCGGTGGAATGGCGCAACCGCTATCTGCAACGAATCGACCTCCCGATCGGCCCCGAGGACTGCGCCACCCCGGAACGCATCCCGATCAACCACACCTTTCCCCGGCAGAGCGTGCAGATCACGGTCACGGTTCGGACGCCGTCGAAGACACCCGTGGACTGCAAGGTGCGTTGGAAGATGGTGGATTCGTCGGGCCGCGTGCTGATGCCCGGCTACCGGCCGCTCTACTTCGAGGTGCGGGTGCGCAAGTAG
- the ettA gene encoding energy-dependent translational throttle protein EttA: MAEFIYTMKKVRKTVGDKVILDDVSTAFYPGAKIGVVGPNGAGKSTVLKIMAGLDQPSNGEAFLQPGASVGILLQEPPLNEEKTVRGNVEEGLGEIKVKLDRFNQIAEQLATDYSDELMDEMGKLQEELDHADAWELDSQLEQAMDALRCPPGDEQVAHLSGGERRRVALCKLLLSKPDLLLLDEPTNHLDAESVLWLEQFLANYPGAVLAVTHDRYFLDNVAQWIMELDRGRVVGYEGNYSTYLEKKRERLEVQGKKDAKLAKRLQSELEWVRSNAKARQTKSRSRLDRYEQMAAEAERNKKLDFEEIQIPPGPRLGNIVVEVEHLRKGFDDRLLIDDLTFTLPRNGIVGVIGPNGVGKTTLFKTIVGLEEPDSGSVRIGETVKLSYVDQQRAGIDPNKTVWEVVSDGLDYIHVGQVEMPSRAYVSAFGFKGPDQQKPAGVLSGGERNRLNLALTLKLGGNLILLDEPTNDLDVETLGSLENALEQFPGCAVVISHDRWFLDRVATHILAWEGDDENPAKWFWFEGNFEGYEKNKIDRLGQEAARPHRVTHRKLTRD; encoded by the coding sequence ATGGCCGAGTTCATCTACACCATGAAGAAGGTGCGCAAGACCGTCGGGGACAAGGTGATCCTCGACGACGTCAGCACCGCGTTCTACCCCGGTGCGAAGATCGGCGTGGTGGGACCGAACGGTGCGGGCAAGTCCACCGTTCTCAAGATCATGGCTGGGCTCGACCAACCGAGCAACGGCGAGGCTTTCCTGCAGCCGGGGGCCAGCGTGGGCATTCTCCTGCAGGAACCACCGCTGAACGAGGAGAAGACCGTACGCGGCAATGTCGAGGAGGGGCTCGGCGAGATCAAGGTCAAGCTCGACCGCTTCAACCAGATCGCGGAACAGCTCGCCACCGACTACAGCGACGAGCTCATGGACGAGATGGGCAAGCTGCAGGAGGAACTCGACCACGCGGACGCCTGGGAACTGGACTCGCAACTCGAGCAGGCGATGGACGCGCTGCGCTGCCCGCCAGGGGACGAGCAGGTGGCACACCTGTCCGGTGGCGAGCGCCGCCGGGTCGCCCTGTGCAAGCTGCTGCTGTCGAAGCCCGACCTGTTGCTGCTCGACGAGCCGACCAACCATCTCGACGCCGAAAGTGTGCTGTGGCTGGAGCAGTTCCTGGCGAACTACCCCGGTGCCGTGCTCGCGGTGACCCACGACAGGTACTTCCTCGACAACGTCGCGCAGTGGATCATGGAACTCGACCGCGGTCGAGTCGTCGGGTACGAGGGCAACTACTCCACCTACCTGGAGAAGAAGCGCGAACGACTCGAGGTGCAGGGCAAGAAGGACGCCAAGCTCGCCAAGCGGCTGCAGAGCGAGCTGGAGTGGGTCCGGTCGAACGCGAAGGCCAGGCAGACGAAGTCCCGTTCGCGCCTGGACCGCTACGAGCAGATGGCCGCGGAGGCCGAGCGGAACAAGAAGCTGGACTTCGAAGAGATCCAGATTCCGCCGGGGCCGCGACTGGGCAATATCGTTGTCGAGGTCGAGCACCTGCGTAAGGGCTTCGACGACCGGTTGCTGATCGATGACCTGACGTTCACACTGCCGCGCAACGGCATCGTCGGTGTGATCGGGCCCAACGGGGTGGGCAAGACGACACTGTTCAAGACGATCGTCGGGCTGGAGGAGCCGGACTCGGGCAGCGTGCGGATCGGCGAGACCGTGAAGCTGTCCTATGTGGACCAGCAGCGGGCCGGTATCGACCCGAACAAGACCGTGTGGGAGGTCGTGTCCGACGGACTCGACTACATCCATGTCGGCCAGGTCGAGATGCCCTCGCGGGCGTACGTCAGCGCGTTCGGCTTCAAAGGTCCGGATCAGCAAAAACCCGCCGGAGTGCTTTCCGGCGGTGAACGCAACCGTCTCAACCTCGCGTTGACGCTGAAACTCGGCGGGAACCTGATCCTGCTGGACGAGCCGACCAACGACCTGGACGTCGAGACACTGGGTTCGCTGGAGAACGCCTTGGAGCAGTTCCCGGGCTGCGCCGTGGTGATCTCGCACGACCGCTGGTTCCTCGACCGCGTGGCGACACACATTCTCGCCTGGGAGGGAGATGACGAGAACCCGGCGAAATGGTTCTGGTTCGAGGGCAACTTCGAGGGCTACGAGAAGAACAAGATCGACCGGTTGGGGCAGGAAGCCGCTCGGCCGCACCGGGTGACGCACCGCAAGTTGACCCGCGATTGA
- a CDS encoding M23 family metallopeptidase, with protein MRLTRKLAALGALAATTAAALLVGGATQASAAPNFQMPFKCGYTATAATFSGHKPAYSVDFQKSGITGDAVLASAPGTVTRVDSTAPGESYGKWIEISHGGGWTTRYAHLSVQSVRQGQQVRLGTKIGQAGATGGVTGPHLHYEQRYNGTARKVVLNGRSVPYYGHTSFTSRNSCGGGGGNPYSPKEVCGSGYSVIDRHALGKAGTVYLMYNAGNGKNCVTTLKSSSLGKKTPASAFLKPKGGTRATDSGNYTYYAGPVRKSAAKTCVQWGGSLGDRKYTSPFEHCG; from the coding sequence ATGAGATTGACCCGGAAACTGGCCGCGCTCGGTGCGCTCGCGGCCACGACCGCCGCCGCGCTACTGGTGGGGGGAGCCACACAGGCTTCGGCTGCACCCAACTTCCAGATGCCGTTCAAGTGTGGCTACACCGCCACGGCGGCCACCTTCAGCGGCCACAAACCGGCGTACTCGGTGGACTTCCAGAAGTCCGGCATCACCGGTGACGCGGTGCTGGCCTCGGCCCCGGGAACGGTGACGCGGGTCGACAGCACCGCGCCGGGCGAGAGCTACGGCAAGTGGATCGAGATCAGCCATGGTGGCGGCTGGACCACTCGGTACGCCCATCTGTCCGTGCAATCGGTGCGTCAGGGGCAGCAGGTGCGCCTCGGCACCAAGATCGGCCAGGCAGGCGCGACCGGCGGTGTCACCGGGCCGCACCTGCACTACGAACAGCGCTACAACGGCACCGCCCGCAAGGTTGTACTCAACGGCCGATCCGTGCCCTACTACGGTCACACCTCGTTCACCAGCAGGAACAGCTGCGGCGGCGGGGGCGGCAACCCGTACAGCCCCAAGGAGGTCTGCGGTTCCGGCTACTCCGTCATCGACCGTCATGCCCTTGGCAAGGCAGGCACCGTGTACCTCATGTACAACGCAGGCAACGGCAAGAACTGCGTCACCACGCTGAAGTCGTCCTCGCTGGGCAAGAAGACCCCGGCATCGGCCTTCCTCAAGCCGAAGGGTGGCACGCGTGCGACGGATTCCGGCAACTACACCTACTACGCCGGACCGGTGCGCAAGAGCGCCGCGAAGACCTGCGTGCAGTGGGGTGGGTCGCTCGGCGACAGGAAGTACACCAGCCCGTTCGAGCACTGTGGTTGA
- the ssb gene encoding single-stranded DNA-binding protein translates to MAIGETHLTVVGNVCSELNRKTLASGDEVVSFWLRSNERRFDKESGGWTDGRHFSIRVTCWRRIADTVAASLSKGDPVIVNGRLYTNRYEAEGQPRSIPELEALAIGPNLARCSASVRRDSRGTRSGPPSCDRPGEFGPTGGDQTGTGQRVTAA, encoded by the coding sequence GTGGCGATCGGCGAGACACACCTGACCGTGGTCGGGAACGTGTGCAGTGAACTGAACCGCAAGACGCTGGCCAGCGGCGACGAGGTGGTCAGCTTCTGGCTGCGCAGCAACGAGCGAAGGTTCGACAAGGAAAGCGGAGGCTGGACCGATGGGCGGCATTTCTCGATCAGGGTGACCTGCTGGCGACGTATTGCGGACACCGTGGCCGCCTCGCTGTCGAAGGGCGACCCGGTGATCGTCAACGGGCGCCTCTACACCAACCGGTACGAGGCCGAGGGGCAGCCTCGGTCGATTCCCGAACTGGAAGCGCTGGCGATCGGCCCGAACCTCGCCAGATGCAGTGCCAGTGTGCGGCGAGACAGTCGAGGCACCCGATCGGGTCCCCCATCGTGTGACCGGCCCGGTGAGTTCGGGCCCACCGGCGGCGACCAAACCGGGACCGGGCAGCGGGTGACGGCGGCATGA
- a CDS encoding peptidoglycan-binding domain-containing protein, with product MKPLSAGVAVAAGLVALATVPAIASSSAEPTPATATVSMAAVLRAAQIDPQRHDQTVTAGAGPSVTAVERALRARGLLDQQYVDGHFGSKTVSAYAAYQRSLGYEGLAANGLPGRSSLVRLGTDRFEVTHVVGPGARTTHGGKVVNERTKAMLRQAQRLAGHTFKLDQGSYNPGGDPTSAGTHDGGGVVDINVDGMNRALRSKAVKALRQVGFAAWYRTPSQGDWPHHIHAVAINDPDLSSPAQHQVGDYYLGRNGLANEAPDDGPEVKPIRTWEQYRRTR from the coding sequence GTGAAACCACTATCGGCAGGGGTGGCGGTCGCCGCGGGACTCGTCGCACTCGCGACCGTTCCCGCGATCGCCTCCAGTTCCGCCGAACCGACCCCGGCCACGGCCACGGTCAGCATGGCAGCGGTACTCCGCGCCGCACAGATCGATCCGCAGCGCCACGACCAGACGGTGACTGCGGGGGCAGGCCCCAGCGTCACCGCCGTCGAACGCGCGTTGCGGGCACGGGGGTTACTCGACCAGCAATACGTGGACGGACACTTCGGCTCCAAGACCGTCTCCGCCTACGCCGCCTACCAACGTTCACTCGGCTACGAGGGCCTCGCCGCCAACGGACTGCCCGGTCGGTCGTCGCTGGTCCGACTCGGCACCGACCGCTTCGAGGTGACCCACGTCGTTGGGCCCGGCGCCCGCACGACCCATGGCGGCAAGGTCGTGAACGAGCGCACGAAGGCGATGCTGCGCCAGGCGCAGCGGCTGGCAGGCCACACGTTCAAGCTCGACCAGGGCTCGTACAACCCAGGCGGCGACCCGACGTCCGCGGGCACCCACGACGGCGGCGGCGTGGTCGACATCAACGTCGACGGCATGAACCGTGCCCTGCGCAGCAAGGCGGTGAAGGCGCTGCGCCAGGTGGGTTTCGCCGCCTGGTACCGCACTCCGAGCCAGGGCGACTGGCCGCACCACATCCACGCCGTGGCGATCAACGACCCAGACCTGTCCAGCCCGGCCCAGCACCAGGTGGGCGACTACTACCTCGGCAGGAACGGCCTCGCCAACGAAGCCCCCGACGACGGACCGGAGGTGAAGCCCATCCGCACCTGGGAGCAGTACCGACGCACGCGCTGA
- a CDS encoding NAD-glutamate dehydrogenase, with product MSSTGVSVRSAEEGLDGSMRDGPRRSRSPEQIRDELVDSAASQTPDIAALIRLYYRLIPAEEIIGDEPSDLVGAVRSHLELAAERVPGRPVVRLFNPTIEQDGWAREATVVQLVTDDMPYLVDSVAAELSRNGVQVQRIVHPIVVVSRDVTGHLLRVHPEADVAEPPAGAATESWMYLEIDPIGDPHRAQDLDRRLTAVLGDVREVVEDTEKMAEAARRIADRLEADPPPSPTEDVEDATKLLRWLTEGHFTFLGYRRYEVVADPDGGQPALRAVLASGLGVLRQDSLAARSLTEGADRAAQALNPTLLVLTHASAPSTVHRPVYPYYIGVRIFDEHGYIKGEHRFLGMFTTSALHEDVLDIPVIDRRVREVIHRAGFPMESYSGQRMLEVLQNWPRTDLFSADLDSLYVTATGAITLADRRRLRLFLRRDPYGRFYSCLVFLPRDRYTTRSRLAMQEVLLDELDGTHLEYSTRLGETMLAQVHFTVHTDPVGTAEPDTLRIQERLNEAVRSWDDRMVDAILAERRVRAGDGRAVTLAGEESATEQGQRFAQMFPEAYKEDFPAEVALADLRNLEALHGSDDLNMSFYVPDDADPGQRRFKLYLLGEGVTLSALLPVLQRMGVEVIDQRPYELRREDGSRAWIYDFGLRVEPKVLAELDEQAERDLRARFQDAFAAAWLGKAETDGFNALVLRAGLNWRQVAVLRAYSRYLRQAGSPYSQEYIENAVLNHTEIATALVRLFETRFGPGLDSQERAQRTDIRIAEINTMIDAVTSLDSDRILRRLLAVIVATLRTNFWVADEQGRPRPYLAFKLDPQQVPDLPEPRPAYEIFVCSPQVEGVHLRFGSVARGGLRWSDRREDFRTEILGLVKAQAVKNAVIVPVGAKGGFVLKTPPAPTGDPAADRDALQAEGVACYRMFISGLLDLTDNLVDGETVPAPNVVRYDGDDNYLVVAADKGTASFSDIANEVAAEYGYWLGDAFASGGSMGYDHKAMGITARGAWESVKRHFRELGVDTQSEDFTVVGIGDMAGDVFGNGMLLSEHIRLVAAFNHLHIFLDPNPDAARSYRERKRLFELPRSSWEDYDRSLISEGGGVFPRSAKTVPITPQVRAALGLAEDMVRMSPAELVHAILQAPVDLLWNGGIGTYVKAESETHADAGDKANDAVRVNGSQLRVKVVGEGGNLGLTQRGRIEFARHGGKINTDALDNSAGVDCSDHEVNIKIMLDQLVSAGELDRGRRNDLLEQMTGEVAELVLADNYRQNAVLGISRAHASPMLSVHRRLVSALEEKGALDRYLEALPSDAEFAELEKAGLGLTSPELATLLAHVKLDLKDELLGSELPDADVFARRLGEYFPTPLRDKHADGIARHPLRRQITTTLVVNEVVDGAGVSYAFRLAEELNATATDAVRAFAVVTSVYGLPELWSGICALDNVVSTDTADAMVLETRRLLDRAARWFLTNRPQPLAVGAEISRFGAAVAELLPRLGDLVRGEEADGVHRQAASLIGQGVPAELARRVSLLLSSYGLLDIIEVAELAEREVGLDAERSPIETAELYYALSDHLGMERMLVSVNQLERDNRWHALARLALRDDLYSSLRAITLDALRHTDPEESVADKIAKWEQANASRLARARATLDEIETSGGLDLAMLSVAARQIRSTVR from the coding sequence ATGAGCTCGACCGGAGTCTCGGTTCGATCGGCCGAAGAGGGACTGGACGGCTCGATGCGAGATGGTCCCCGACGGTCTCGCAGCCCGGAACAGATCCGGGACGAGTTGGTCGACTCGGCCGCCTCGCAGACCCCCGACATCGCAGCTCTGATCCGCCTGTACTACCGCCTCATCCCCGCCGAGGAGATCATCGGCGACGAACCCTCGGACCTCGTCGGCGCGGTGCGTTCACATCTCGAGCTGGCCGCGGAACGGGTTCCCGGCAGGCCGGTCGTCCGGCTGTTCAACCCGACCATCGAGCAGGACGGCTGGGCGCGGGAAGCCACCGTCGTGCAACTGGTCACGGACGACATGCCGTACCTGGTCGACTCCGTCGCCGCCGAGTTGTCCCGAAACGGCGTGCAGGTACAGCGCATCGTCCACCCCATCGTCGTGGTGAGCAGGGACGTCACCGGGCACCTGCTGCGGGTACATCCCGAGGCCGACGTCGCGGAGCCGCCGGCGGGAGCGGCCACGGAATCCTGGATGTATCTCGAGATCGATCCGATCGGGGACCCGCACCGGGCGCAGGACCTCGATCGCCGACTCACCGCGGTGCTCGGGGACGTGCGCGAAGTCGTCGAGGACACCGAGAAGATGGCCGAAGCTGCGCGCCGCATCGCGGACAGGCTGGAGGCCGATCCGCCGCCGTCGCCAACGGAGGACGTCGAGGACGCCACGAAACTGTTGCGGTGGCTGACCGAAGGGCACTTCACCTTCCTCGGTTACCGCCGCTACGAGGTGGTCGCCGACCCCGACGGTGGCCAACCGGCGCTTCGCGCGGTGCTGGCCTCCGGCCTCGGTGTGCTACGGCAGGACAGTCTGGCCGCGCGCAGCCTCACCGAGGGCGCCGACCGTGCCGCGCAGGCGCTGAACCCGACCTTGCTGGTGCTGACGCACGCCAGCGCACCGTCCACAGTGCACCGTCCGGTGTATCCCTACTACATCGGGGTGCGGATCTTCGACGAGCATGGCTACATCAAGGGGGAACACCGCTTCCTCGGCATGTTCACCACATCGGCGCTGCACGAGGACGTGCTCGACATCCCGGTGATCGATCGCAGGGTGCGCGAGGTCATTCACCGAGCGGGCTTCCCGATGGAGTCCTACTCCGGGCAGCGGATGCTCGAGGTGCTGCAGAACTGGCCACGCACGGACCTGTTCTCCGCCGACCTCGATTCGCTGTACGTGACGGCGACCGGCGCGATCACCCTGGCCGACCGCAGGCGGTTGCGGCTGTTCCTGCGCAGGGACCCCTACGGCCGGTTCTACTCGTGCCTGGTCTTCCTGCCCCGCGACCGCTACACCACCCGGTCCCGGCTGGCCATGCAGGAAGTGTTGCTGGACGAGTTGGACGGAACCCACCTCGAGTACAGCACGCGGCTGGGCGAGACCATGCTGGCGCAGGTGCACTTCACCGTGCACACCGACCCCGTCGGCACCGCCGAGCCCGACACGCTGCGCATCCAGGAGCGGCTGAACGAGGCCGTGCGTAGTTGGGACGACCGTATGGTTGACGCGATCCTCGCCGAGCGCAGGGTCAGGGCGGGCGACGGCAGGGCCGTGACGCTCGCGGGGGAGGAGTCGGCCACCGAACAGGGCCAGCGTTTCGCGCAGATGTTCCCCGAGGCCTACAAGGAGGACTTTCCCGCCGAGGTCGCGCTCGCCGACCTGCGCAACCTGGAGGCGTTGCACGGCAGCGACGACCTGAACATGTCGTTCTACGTTCCCGACGACGCGGACCCGGGCCAGCGGCGGTTCAAACTGTATCTGCTCGGCGAGGGTGTCACGCTGTCCGCGCTGCTGCCGGTGCTGCAGCGGATGGGCGTCGAGGTGATCGACCAGCGGCCCTACGAGTTGCGGCGCGAGGACGGCAGCCGGGCGTGGATCTACGATTTCGGTTTGCGCGTGGAGCCCAAGGTGCTCGCCGAACTCGACGAGCAGGCCGAGCGCGATCTGCGCGCCCGGTTCCAGGACGCGTTCGCCGCCGCCTGGTTGGGCAAGGCGGAGACCGACGGCTTCAACGCGCTCGTGCTACGCGCGGGGCTGAACTGGCGCCAGGTCGCGGTGTTGCGGGCCTACTCGCGTTATCTGAGGCAGGCAGGCAGCCCGTACTCGCAGGAGTACATCGAAAACGCCGTGTTGAACCACACCGAGATCGCCACGGCACTGGTGCGGTTGTTCGAGACCCGGTTCGGGCCCGGCCTTGATTCGCAAGAGCGCGCGCAGCGCACCGACATTCGGATCGCGGAGATCAACACCATGATCGACGCGGTGACCAGCCTGGACAGCGACCGAATCCTGCGCAGGCTGCTGGCGGTGATCGTGGCGACGTTGCGCACCAACTTCTGGGTGGCTGACGAGCAGGGCAGGCCGCGCCCCTACCTGGCCTTCAAGCTCGACCCGCAGCAGGTTCCCGACCTGCCGGAACCCCGCCCGGCCTACGAGATCTTCGTGTGCTCGCCCCAGGTGGAGGGCGTGCACCTGAGGTTCGGTTCCGTCGCCCGTGGTGGATTGCGCTGGTCGGACCGCAGGGAGGACTTCCGTACCGAGATCCTGGGTCTGGTGAAGGCGCAGGCCGTGAAGAACGCGGTGATCGTCCCGGTGGGAGCGAAGGGCGGTTTCGTCCTGAAGACCCCGCCCGCGCCGACCGGCGACCCCGCGGCCGACCGCGATGCACTGCAGGCCGAAGGCGTCGCCTGCTACCGGATGTTCATCTCCGGGTTGCTCGACCTCACCGACAACCTCGTGGACGGTGAGACGGTTCCGGCTCCGAACGTGGTCAGATACGACGGAGACGACAACTACCTCGTCGTGGCCGCGGACAAGGGAACGGCCTCGTTCTCCGACATCGCCAACGAGGTGGCCGCCGAGTACGGCTACTGGCTCGGCGACGCGTTCGCCTCCGGCGGCTCGATGGGCTACGACCACAAGGCGATGGGCATCACCGCGCGCGGTGCCTGGGAAAGCGTCAAGCGACACTTCCGCGAACTGGGTGTCGACACTCAGAGCGAGGACTTCACCGTCGTCGGCATCGGGGATATGGCCGGTGACGTGTTCGGCAACGGGATGCTGCTGTCGGAGCACATCCGCCTGGTGGCCGCCTTCAACCACTTGCACATCTTCTTGGACCCCAACCCGGATGCGGCCCGCTCCTACCGGGAACGCAAGCGGCTGTTCGAACTTCCCCGTTCGTCGTGGGAGGACTACGACCGCTCGCTCATCAGCGAAGGCGGTGGGGTGTTCCCCCGCAGCGCCAAGACCGTGCCGATCACGCCCCAGGTTCGTGCGGCCCTCGGGCTTGCCGAAGACATGGTGCGGATGTCGCCCGCGGAACTCGTACACGCCATCCTGCAGGCACCGGTGGATCTGCTCTGGAACGGCGGGATCGGGACCTACGTCAAGGCCGAGAGCGAGACCCACGCCGACGCCGGTGACAAGGCCAACGACGCGGTGCGCGTGAACGGCAGCCAGCTTCGGGTGAAGGTGGTCGGCGAGGGCGGCAACCTAGGGCTGACGCAGCGCGGACGCATCGAGTTCGCCAGGCACGGCGGCAAGATCAACACGGACGCGCTGGACAACTCCGCCGGGGTGGACTGCTCCGACCACGAGGTCAACATCAAGATCATGCTGGACCAGCTGGTGTCGGCGGGGGAGCTGGACCGAGGCAGGCGAAACGACCTGCTGGAGCAGATGACCGGCGAGGTCGCGGAACTGGTTCTGGCCGACAACTACCGACAGAACGCCGTGCTCGGCATCAGCAGGGCGCACGCGTCCCCGATGCTTTCCGTTCACCGGCGACTGGTGTCCGCGCTGGAGGAGAAGGGCGCACTCGACCGCTATCTCGAGGCGTTGCCGAGCGACGCGGAGTTCGCCGAACTCGAAAAGGCAGGCCTCGGCCTCACCTCACCGGAGCTGGCCACGCTGCTCGCTCACGTGAAGCTCGATCTCAAGGACGAGCTGCTCGGCAGCGAACTGCCCGACGCCGACGTGTTCGCGCGCAGGCTCGGGGAGTACTTCCCGACTCCGTTGCGGGACAAGCACGCCGACGGGATCGCCCGGCACCCGCTGCGTCGCCAGATCACCACCACGTTGGTGGTCAACGAAGTCGTCGACGGCGCGGGCGTGTCGTATGCGTTCCGGCTGGCCGAGGAACTCAACGCCACGGCGACCGACGCCGTTCGTGCCTTCGCGGTGGTTACGAGCGTCTACGGCCTTCCGGAGCTGTGGTCGGGCATCTGCGCACTCGACAACGTGGTTTCCACCGATACCGCCGACGCGATGGTGCTGGAGACACGCAGGCTGCTCGACCGTGCCGCCCGCTGGTTCTTGACCAACCGGCCCCAGCCGTTGGCGGTGGGCGCCGAGATCAGCAGGTTCGGGGCGGCGGTGGCCGAGTTGTTGCCCAGGCTCGGCGACTTGGTACGGGGTGAGGAAGCCGACGGTGTGCACAGGCAGGCCGCGTCGCTGATCGGCCAGGGGGTGCCCGCCGAGCTGGCGCGGCGTGTCTCGCTGCTGCTGTCCAGTTACGGCCTGCTCGACATCATCGAGGTCGCCGAACTCGCCGAGCGCGAGGTTGGGCTCGACGCCGAGCGCAGCCCGATCGAGACAGCCGAGCTGTACTACGCGCTGTCCGACCATCTGGGGATGGAGCGCATGCTGGTCTCGGTCAACCAGCTCGAGCGGGACAACCGCTGGCACGCGCTGGCCCGGCTCGCGCTGCGTGACGACCTGTACTCCTCGTTGCGGGCCATCACCCTCGACGCGCTACGGCACACCGATCCGGAGGAAAGCGTGGCCGACAAGATCGCCAAATGGGAGCAGGCGAACGCCTCCCGGCTGGCGAGGGCGCGGGCCACGCTCGACGAGATCGAGACTTCCGGCGGGCTGGACCTGGCCATGCTTTCCGTGGCGGCGCGACAGATCCGCAGCACCGTGCGATGA
- a CDS encoding acyl-CoA thioesterase, which translates to MTVGQYVALVRPRWSDMDVFGHVNHANLVTLLEEARVPLLFDGAEAKGLSEFAKGIVVVRLEVAYRTPIVVDGREVRVEITLSQLRHASFTLDYLVRTGCGEGDEVAATASTVLAPYDVNLARPRRLTASERAYLSSHLPGGAPR; encoded by the coding sequence ATGACCGTGGGTCAGTACGTGGCGCTGGTGCGTCCTCGCTGGTCGGACATGGACGTTTTCGGGCATGTGAACCACGCCAACCTGGTGACGCTGCTGGAGGAGGCGCGGGTGCCGCTGCTGTTCGACGGTGCCGAGGCGAAAGGTCTTTCGGAGTTCGCCAAGGGTATCGTCGTGGTGCGGCTGGAGGTGGCGTATCGAACGCCGATCGTCGTCGACGGCCGGGAAGTGCGGGTGGAGATCACGTTGAGCCAATTGAGACATGCCTCGTTCACTCTCGACTATCTGGTTCGTACCGGGTGCGGCGAGGGCGACGAGGTCGCGGCGACCGCCAGTACCGTGCTCGCTCCCTACGACGTCAACCTCGCACGCCCGCGACGGCTGACCGCTTCCGAACGCGCATATCTCAGTTCGCACCTTCCCGGAGGAGCGCCCAGGTGA